Below is a genomic region from Flexivirga aerilata.
TGGTCGACCGGCACCACCTCGGCCCCGAGCAGCCGCATGCGAGCGACGTTGAGCGCCTGCCGCTCGGTGTCGACGCGGCCCATGTAGACCGTGCAGTCCAGCCCCATCAGCGCCGCGGCGGTCGCGGTGGCGACACCGTGCTGACCGGCGCCGGTCTCGGCGATCACCCGGGTCTTGCCCATCCGTTTGGTGAGCAGCGCCTGGCCGAGCACGTTGTTGATCTTGTGCGAGCCGGTGTGGTTGAGGTCCTCGCGCTTGAGCACCACCTGCGCTCCCCCGCAGTGCTCGGCGGCGAACCGCGGCACCGACGTGAGGATGCTCGGGCGGCCGGTGTAACTGCGCTGCAGCTCGGTCAGCTCACCGAGGAACGCCGGATCGGCCATCGCCTTGCGGCGGTGCTCGTCGAGTTCCTCCAGGGCAGCGACCAGGGCCTCGGGCACGTAGCGCCCGCCATACGCGCCGAAGCGGCCGAGCGGGACGGAAGTCGGATCAGTCATGAGTCGTACCAATGAGTTCGGGTATGGCGTGCTGCGGGTCGCCGCCGGTGACCAGCGCCTCCCCGACGAGCACGACGTCGGCACCCGCCGCGACGTAGTCGGCGACATCGCCGGCGTGCCGGATGCCGGACTCGGCAACCCGCACCCGGTCGTCCGGCACCCGCGGGGCGAGCCGGGCGAAGGTGCCACGGTCGACCTCGAGCGTCTTCAGGTTGCGGGCGTTGACCCCGATGACCTGGGCCCCGACCGCGAGCGCGCGGTCGATCTCGGCCTCGTCGTGCACCTCGACCAGAGCGGTCATCCCGAGGGCGTCGGCGTGCGCGAGCAGGTCACGCAGGGCGCTGTCGTCGAGGGCGGCCACGATGAGCAGCACGATGTCGGCGCCGTGCGCCCGTGCCTCGTCGACCTGGTAGTGCTCGACCATGAAGTCCTTGCGCAGCACCGGGATGCCCACCCGGGCGCGGACGGCGTCGAGGTCGTCGAGCGTGCCGCCGAAGCGGCGCTGCTCGGTCAGCACCGAGATGGCCGTGGCGCCGCCCGCCTCGTAGGCGCCGGCGAGTTGGGCCGGATCGGGGATCGTCGCGAGGTCGCCCTTGCTCGGGCTGCGCCGCTTGACCTCGGCGATGACCTTCACCGGGCCCGGTGCGCGGAACGCGGCGAGCGCCGACCGCGGGCTCGGCAGCTCGGCGGCCAGCCGGGCGATCTCACGTGCCGGGATGCGCGCTTGGCGTGCGGCGAGGTCCTCGCGGACGCCGGTGATGATCTCGTCGAGGACGGTCACTGCGTCTTGGCCGAGGCGGACCGCACCTGCTGCACGCCCTGCTCCTGCTGGTCGGCGGGCAGCGGCGGCGCGACGTGGACGTGCTTGTTGCCGAAGCCCATCGACGCCAGGATCTTGCCGGCGGCCACGCCGATGATCGTGAGAGCGGCGCCGAGGTAGTAAAAGAAGTGCAGGCCCCAGGCGACGCCGATCGAGACGGACGCGGCGGCGAGCAACAGGAGCACGACAGCGGTCCAGGCGGCGACGCTGTGCCCGTGGTCCTCGTGGGGGACTTCTTCAGCCATGACGGCGGTGCTCCTTCGTTCGGACGGTCGGCGCGGCATCGTCAGTCGGACGACCGCGGCTGCTCGATTGTGTCAGACCCGGATGGGCGATCCGTGGGGTCCTCGCCGTCGCTCAGCAGGTCCCAGTCCGATCGCGTGGCCGCCTTGCGCGCGGCCGGTGCGTCATACCGGCTGGACAGGCCCGACCAGGCACGGGCGCCGATCACCGCGAGGCCGCCGGTGAGCAGCAGGAGGACACCGCCGAGCAGCCCCACCCAGGGCCAGAACGTCAGGTGTGCGGTGACCGCCTGGTCGCCGGTGTGGCCGGTGAGGCTGGTGGCGCTGTCCCGCAGCGCGCCCTTCGGACCTCGTATGACGACCAGGGTCGCGACGATCGCGACGACCCCGGCCAGCACAGCGATGACGGCAGCGATCCACCGGGCGATGCGCCCAGTGGTGATCGCGGCGAGCACGGCGGCGGCGCCGACGAGGGTGGCCGCGAGCACCGCGGGAGCGGCCTTGCCGCCGGACGCGGTGGTGTGTGCGCTCTGCACGACGGCGTCGCTGACGGAGCCCTCGACCCACGTGCGGGAGTTGGCGAGCAGCAGCAGCGCGACGGCGAGGACGCCGGACAGCAGCACGGTGCGTTTGGTGGCGAGCATGGGCTATCCGATCTCGCGCATGCCGGTCGCGGTGGCGACCGCGCGCAGGGCGGCCGCCGCCTTGTTCACCGACTCCTGGAACTCCAGCTCCGGCACCGAGTCGGCCACGATGCCACCACCGGCCTGCACGTAGGCGGTGCCGTCCTTGATGAGCGCGGTGCGGATGGCGATCGCCATGTCGAGGTCACCGGCGAAGTCGAAGTAGCCGACGACTCCGCCGTAGAGCCCGCGGCGGACGCCCTCCAACCGGTCGATGATCTGCATCGCCCGTGGCTTCGGCGCCCCGGACAGGGTGCCCGCGGGGAAGGTCGCGCGCAGCACGTCGTAGGCGGACCGGCCGTCCGCGAGCCGGCCGACGACCGTCGACTCCAGATGCATGATGTGGCTGTAGCGGCGGATCTGCATGAACTCCACGGTGTCGACCGTGCCGGCGTCGCAGACGCGCTGCAGGTCGTTGCGCGACAGGTCGACGAGCATCAGGTGCTCGGCGCGCTCCTTGGGGTCGGCGCGCAGCTCGTCGGCCAGCTCCTCGTCGTGCTCGGGGCTCTTGCCGCGCGGTCGCGAACCGGCGATCGGGTGGGTGATCACCCGGTCGCCGGTGACCTTGACCAGCGCCTCGGGGCTCGAGCCGACCACGTCATACGTCGAACCGTCCGGGTGCGGCAGGCGCAGGAGATACATGTAGGGGCTGGGGTTGCCGACCCGCAGCGCACGGTAGACGTCGAGCGCATCGACCGGGCACGGCACCGAAAACCGTTGGGACACAACGATTTGGAAGGCCTCGCCAGCTCGGATGTCTTCTTTGGCAATCTCCACCATGTCGTGGAACTGCTCGCGCGTGTGCGTGCTGGCGGGGGTGAGCTCGACCGGCTCGGGGACCGCGACGGTGCTTGGCGCGTCGACCGCGAGCGCGTCCTGCATCCGGTCGAGGCGGTCGACGGCGTCGGCCCAGGCGGCCTCGGCGCGGGCGTCGGTGTTGTCGTAGTTGATCGCGTTGGCGATCAGCAGCAC
It encodes:
- a CDS encoding HGxxPAAW family protein, producing MAEEVPHEDHGHSVAAWTAVVLLLLAAASVSIGVAWGLHFFYYLGAALTIIGVAAGKILASMGFGNKHVHVAPPLPADQQEQGVQQVRSASAKTQ
- a CDS encoding anthranilate synthase component I — protein: MSSTRTEPAGPHADAPHTPGIHAETGWGATWPEAATFLELARDRRVIPVVRRLLADGETPLGIYRKLAGDRPGTFLLESAEHGGVWSRYSIIGAASSATLTETGGRAHWIGAAPVGVPTDGAPTDVLAETLQVLATPRIPGLPPLTGGLVGAVTYDAVRRWEKLPDGARDELHLPELAMLLATDLAVLDHSDGSVLLIANAINYDNTDARAEAAWADAVDRLDRMQDALAVDAPSTVAVPEPVELTPASTHTREQFHDMVEIAKEDIRAGEAFQIVVSQRFSVPCPVDALDVYRALRVGNPSPYMYLLRLPHPDGSTYDVVGSSPEALVKVTGDRVITHPIAGSRPRGKSPEHDEELADELRADPKERAEHLMLVDLSRNDLQRVCDAGTVDTVEFMQIRRYSHIMHLESTVVGRLADGRSAYDVLRATFPAGTLSGAPKPRAMQIIDRLEGVRRGLYGGVVGYFDFAGDLDMAIAIRTALIKDGTAYVQAGGGIVADSVPELEFQESVNKAAAALRAVATATGMREIG
- the trpC gene encoding indole-3-glycerol phosphate synthase TrpC, with protein sequence MTVLDEIITGVREDLAARQARIPAREIARLAAELPSPRSALAAFRAPGPVKVIAEVKRRSPSKGDLATIPDPAQLAGAYEAGGATAISVLTEQRRFGGTLDDLDAVRARVGIPVLRKDFMVEHYQVDEARAHGADIVLLIVAALDDSALRDLLAHADALGMTALVEVHDEAEIDRALAVGAQVIGVNARNLKTLEVDRGTFARLAPRVPDDRVRVAESGIRHAGDVADYVAAGADVVLVGEALVTGGDPQHAIPELIGTTHD
- a CDS encoding Trp biosynthesis-associated membrane protein, whose amino-acid sequence is MLATKRTVLLSGVLAVALLLLANSRTWVEGSVSDAVVQSAHTTASGGKAAPAVLAATLVGAAAVLAAITTGRIARWIAAVIAVLAGVVAIVATLVVIRGPKGALRDSATSLTGHTGDQAVTAHLTFWPWVGLLGGVLLLLTGGLAVIGARAWSGLSSRYDAPAARKAATRSDWDLLSDGEDPTDRPSGSDTIEQPRSSD